The genomic window TAATTTTTTTATTTGTCTTATATTTCTTTCTCCATTATACTCAATAAGACAAATTGAGTTATTATCAATTTCATGAGTTATATGTCCAAATGCAATATCTCCTTTTGAAATTCTAAATCCAATCATATCATCATCTTGTATTTCTAAAAATACAACTTTATCCTTCGAATATCCTTCAATCTTATTATCAATAATAGGCATTTTTCTTCCATCTAATACTTTATCTAAATGGTATTCATATACAGGTACAGTTTTTAAAACTGAACTAAAGGCGTCATTCCAAACGTCATTTACTTTTGGAATATCCACTTTTCTACCCCTTTTTTCTTCTACAGCCTCTCTTAATACTTCTTCTTCAAAAGACATTGTTATATCATTCAAATCTTTACCTAAAGCTTTTGATATTTTATTCATAACACTCTCATTTATAATTTTTTTACCAAGTTCTATATCTTTTATAAAGCTTTCAGAAACCCCGATTTTTTTTGCTAATTGTTTTTGAGTTAATTTAGAAGCTGTTCTAGCTTCTTTTATCTTCTCTCCTACTCTGCTCATATGTATTTCCTCCGTGGGATTTTTTTACTTACATTTTTTCAGGTTCAGGATATTCTACTCCAAAAGTATCAACTGTTACTTTTTCCATAACCTGATCTTCATAAGGTCTATCACTGTAATCTGTCTTTGTATTAACTATTTTGTCTGCATTTTCTATTCCTTCTATTACTTTACCAAAAGAAGCATACTGACCATCTAAGTGTGGTGAATCTTGCACCATTATAAAGAACTGACTTCCTGCTGAATTAGGAGCCATACTTCTTGCCATAGATAAAACTCCTCTAAGATGTTTTAAATCATTTTTAAAACGATTCGATGTAAATTCGCCTTTAATAGAATAACCAGGTCCACCCATTCCTGTCCCTTGTGGGTCTCCCCCTTGAATCATAAAACCTGGAATTACTCTATGAAATATTACTCCATCATAAAATCCTTTATTTATAAGACTTATAAAATTATTTACTGTATTAGGAGCAATTTCTGGATATAACTCCGCTTTTATAACATCCCCATTTTTCATTTTAATAGTTACTACTGGATTCATATGTATTTCTCCTTCCATTGCAATAGTATTTTTAAATAATTGTACCACTAAATTATACCATATTATTCACCAAATTCTCTTAATTAATTCTTTTGTATATCGTTATATTTTATAGACCACTAACTGTTTAATATCAATTTAAAGAAACTTTGTACCTGGGTAGTTAGTTTTATTGAATTTATATTTTATATAATCACTAATTTTTTTATAACAACTATAAAAGCTGTTGACCAATTACATTTATCAACAGCCTGACTATTTCTTAAAATTAAGGATTAGTGCTTTATATTATAGTATTTCTTCACTTGTCCAACTTATATTCATATTGAAAAAGTTTACTTCTTTATCTAATTTAATAAATATACATCCTTTAGGAAGCATTATAATTTTAAAATCTTTTAATATATTACATTCCTCATTCATTAAAATATCGCTACTATTTATCTCTATATTTGAATTGTATTCTTTTTGTATATTTTTAATTTTAAAATTAAATATATCAATTTTTTTAACATCTGAATCTTCATCCCACTCCCTATATAACTCTTCTTCCCCTACCATAAGACAAATTTTATTAGGTATCTCCTTATTTATCACCCTTATCCTATTTATAGTACATATTTTATTGCTGTCATAAGGATTTTTTATAATTATATAGTTAAATTTCTCATCCTTTTTAATTGTAACCTTTTTACTATTTTCTTTTCCTTCGTTCATTTCATTTTCTTTTCTTACTATAAATATCTTCATTTTACCACCTTATTTCTATAAGTTTTCTACTGTATAATAATAATTTATTCAAATACTTAAAAATTGACACGACAAAATAATTCTGCGTCACAACATTATTCTGTTACCAATTTCCAATATATAGGTAATTTATAAGCTTATATATAAACTATTAAAGTACTCTAAAACAAGCATGGTATTACCAACCTTATGATTAAAAGTAAATATATAACTCAACTTTCGCAACAAAAAAGTAAATGCAGATATAAAATATATATAAATCCACTAGATTGAATTATTCATAAATTTAGTATATATTTTTAGGTATGAAGATTATTCCAATCACCTAAAATTATATGTAATTAGGTGAATTTTATATTATGTATAGGATGGAGAGATAATGTATGAGAGCTACAACGAATAAAACCATGAGTATTATCAACCCGCAGATACCGTCAGTTCCGATAACCGTAGAAGATTTTTCCTCATACGTACAGGAATATTTATATGAGGAATTACCAATCACTGAAATAAAAACTTTTGAAGGAAATATGAAACATTTTGATTTTTTTAAAATTGAAATTAAGAAAAGCATTTTTGAAAACTGTACGTTCATTAATTGCAATTTTGAAAGAGCAACTTTTGTTGATGTTATATTTCGAAACTGTAACTTTTCAAATAGTAATTTTGCAGAGGCATATTTTGAAAGATGTCAGTTTACTGCATGTAAATGTATAGGAACAAATATGAGTGATACTATTTTTAAACAAACATCTATGGAGGAATCAAATTTTCAGTATTCCTATTTTGATAAAACTAA from Clostridium sp. MB40-C1 includes these protein-coding regions:
- a CDS encoding helix-turn-helix domain-containing protein; protein product: MSRVGEKIKEARTASKLTQKQLAKKIGVSESFIKDIELGKKIINESVMNKISKALGKDLNDITMSFEEEVLREAVEEKRGRKVDIPKVNDVWNDAFSSVLKTVPVYEYHLDKVLDGRKMPIIDNKIEGYSKDKVVFLEIQDDDMIGFRISKGDIAFGHITHEIDNNSICLIEYNGERNIRQIKKLDSNKLLLISNRGSLRTETVSPKDIKVLIKLDRVEITL
- a CDS encoding peptidylprolyl isomerase, whose protein sequence is MNPVVTIKMKNGDVIKAELYPEIAPNTVNNFISLINKGFYDGVIFHRVIPGFMIQGGDPQGTGMGGPGYSIKGEFTSNRFKNDLKHLRGVLSMARSMAPNSAGSQFFIMVQDSPHLDGQYASFGKVIEGIENADKIVNTKTDYSDRPYEDQVMEKVTVDTFGVEYPEPEKM
- a CDS encoding pentapeptide repeat-containing protein — translated: MSIINPQIPSVPITVEDFSSYVQEYLYEELPITEIKTFEGNMKHFDFFKIEIKKSIFENCTFINCNFERATFVDVIFRNCNFSNSNFAEAYFERCQFTACKCIGTNMSDTIFKQTSMEESNFQYSYFDKTKMTDIYFEDIDFSEVSITEAKLKRFETKNSHFIKNNFFKTILADIDFTRNEFVAPTVSTPPIELKGIKINMLQAADLVTLWGIIVEK